The following nucleotide sequence is from Pagrus major chromosome 13, Pma_NU_1.0.
ATATTGGTAAAACATTGAAGATTGGTCTTTGGAGCAAAATCAAAACACATCCACAAACATACTATTCTGTGCAGAGAGGTAGCAGGTTGGATGCCATGAATAGGCAGAGCTGTTCTGCATGGTTTCCCAGAcctcatgtattttttatgatcTCTGTCCTCACATCAAATTCACGTGACACAATCACGTCAGAAGAGAACAGCCTTTGCCCAACTTTGAGAAATAATGAGGAAGCtagtagtttgtttttgtttcctcactGCTTCCATCTTGTCAGTCTACTTCctggagatagagagagggagtCCGAATTTGGTCCAATCCTTCTATTCTCTTTACCCATTTACTCAAACCACTAAAGGACTCTCCTGCACTGTCCATACCACCAGGTAACCGTATTCTGTACACACTATATTAACCGTGTCTGATAAAGAGCTGGAAATGGCACTGGCAGAGGTAGAGgcaaaacataaagaaaaagcactaaaaattggtgaaatcatggatactatAATGACAGGCTCAGGCTTtctattctttttttccatttcacttCTTGCGGACTGAACAGTCAAAGTGATTTTCTCACCATCTGGCTATGCCCTGATCCAACATGCTCAGTCGGTCAAAAGGGCCGATTGTGCCAACGGACACACCGCAAATACTAGGGCAGCATACTAGGAGGGAGAAATCTACTGTTTTCCGGCAGAGAAAAGTGTTTATGCAGTATGTTATGATGtcaagttgacctttgaccttatATGGATAGATGTGAAATTGAATCACTGCATCATTTCATCCTGTTAgacatttgtttgaaatgtttgtcataATCATTGTATGGTCACAGCGACCTTTACCTTTGACCACCTAAATCTTATCAGTTCATCCCTGAGTCCAAGGCCCAATCCCAGTACACCCCTTGCCTCCACCACTTGACCCTACCCCTCCATTTTGCATGTTCGTGCCTAGAGGTCAGGTGCTTcaattcttgttgggatagagggcTAGGGTTAGCTGTGgtttctgttattgttttgttttagtttctgATTTTATTAGTCCACGAGTCTCATGAGTTTGCAGACTTATCTTTAAGATATCTAATTTTTAtctaaaatatttcttttacatTAAAGTGTCTCAGAAAATTCTTGACATTTTACTGCAAAGTGTTAACAGTATATAATCTGAATGTGTTATTTCCTATCCTGTACAGTTTCGTTAATTCTAGCTGCACCTAAAGCAAACTGGGGGCGGCCTATGTTGGCCAGGCTCTTATTACCACGACAGATGAATGCTGCAGAGTGACAATTCTGTGTCAATAATCCTTTTAATAATCCGTTACACTTATAAACCATataattttaatcaattttatCATTATACAACAGTATATGATCAAAATTAATACATGTTCTGAAGTGCACTGACGACGTTTTGGCGCTGATCCTGAAACATAATGTTCTCAGTTTGCAACTGCTCAAGGATGTTTGCTGAATAACTTTCCCAATGTCTTACCCTTCAGTTCTTCTTCAGTTTCTTTTCGTATAAATATCTAGTAAGTCTTCAAGTGCCCTCCTACTAAAGCATTTGACCCATAGTAATATATGTTAGAAGTTACAACTATGCATATAACATACATAACAATTTGTGTGTAACATTTAATGACTTCTTCATGTTAAGtccaaactgtcaaactatGTGAGGTCAAGAAAATTATTCATGACACAGTTATAATGGTCTCATGACAGCTAACTATAATTAGGCCTGCTATGACAGGTTCTGTTGTCTTAGTTAATGTCAGGGTGTCAAAAAAGACATCTCGAACAATGTAAACtttgtattaaaaataacataactGACCGAATGACTCATAATGACAACCAATATAAACATTGTTAAGACTCTTTTATGTTCATGGCAGGTGTTGTGTCAGTCTTATGCACACACCTTCGAATAAAGTATTACCAATAACTTAACTTTTATGTTCTTTGACGATATAAGTGCTTCTTTCgtgttgttgtttcctttaATCATAAATAATGTAAACTGAAACATAAACCGGTTTGGTGTACCAAAacaactttaattaaaaaataataattctgtCTATACTGAACtataaaaatgtgataaattaaAACTGATTACCACACACAATGATTTGCAGTATATGTATTTAGAGAGCTGGATGCAGCCTCAGGGAATTTCAAACAGTAGTTGTTAAACAAACGATCAAAGTTCTTCTCAGAACAATGGAACTGAGTCTGTCTTGCTCAAGCACAACAGCCACTAAAAAAGGCCTCCCTGAAGACTTGACAAAGCTTCATTTCTTAGCCTTTGCTGAGATGGGTGATCGTTTCATTCGACAGCAGAGATGGTACATGAGGACCGGTCGGATGGTTGGATCTCTTATGCCATAAACGAGAGAACTCAAACATCTGGGGAGGAgcgaaacacacacatacaaaataaCCTGGATATGCGCCTGTTCCATCCTTGTTGCATTTTTTGAGATAGCTATGAGCATTGGGTTATGTATAGTTGAGGAGAGACTGAGGCCCAGCTGCACcagatgcagcagcagtgtgttacgAGCCTTTTGGGCTGAAGCTCTGTCTTCGGAGGCTGACTTGGCTGCTACCATCACGGCAATATAGGAGGAAATGACTGCCACACCAGCTAatacaaacaagaaacaagtgTAGGCTTTGTCATAAAGATCAGATATTGGCCCAGGAAACATAGCTACTTTAGAACAGAAATTTTTCATCCTCAGGTCTTCAAATGGAAAATGTATCAGCAGAAGAAGTCGAGTGAGGACATTTAGTGAACTGAAGGCCCAAACAACGCTGATAGCCACCCCTGTGTttctgatggtgatgatggtagCATGCCTCAGTGGGTAACACACAGCTACATATCTTTCCAGAGACATCACCACCAGTGTGAGAGGAGAGATTTCACTTGTGAGATTAGAGAACAAGGTAAGGACACCACAGACAGGATATGTCAGTGTAATTCTACAAGCAGCCAGTATGAACAGTAACTGACTCAGTGCCAGCAGTACAGTGTCTGCAAAAAGGAGGTTATACAGAAGAATGTAACGGGAGGtctcacaaaacacagatttacTCCTCAAGGTGAAAATTAAAGTTCCATTAATAAAGAGGAATGCACAACATAACACCGTagtcacagtggaaaaaaacagtaatCCCAGTAACCCATGATACTGCACTCCAACAGTGACGTTCATCTGAGACTGATCTGTATATGACATCTTCAAGCGATACTTACTTATGGAGCATAAAAGCACAATGAATTCTGTCCAGTTTATATTGGTAAAACATTGAAGATTGGTCTTTGGagcaaaattaaaacacatccaCAAACATACTATTCTGTGCAGAGAGGTAGCAGGTTGGATGCCATGAATAGGCAGAGCTGTTCTGCATGGTTTCCCAGAcctcatgtattttttatgatcTCTGTCCTCACACCAAATTCACGTGACACAATCACGTCAGAAGAGAACAGCCTTTGCCCAACTTTAAGAAATAATGAGGAAGCtagtagtttgtttttgttttttttcctcactgctTCCATCTTGTCAGTCTACTTCctggagatagagagagggTTAGTAGATAAAACagttaataaaacaaatgtgtaatGCATTGTAAGCCTACTTTGTTAAATGTCCAgtaaagataaatataaatataattgcAGGATCAGACTAAGCAGATGCTGAGGTGTCTTAAAGTagattgatagatagatagatcgaTAGATCGATAGATCGATCTCACCATCTGGCTCCGCCCTGATCCAACATGCTCAGTTGGTCTAAATGGCTGATTGTGCCAACGGACACACCGCAACTACTAGGACCACAGATGCACACTGATGGCTCAACGGCAGACTGTTGGACTGGTGTGTCAGGGCTCTGAGCTGGACATGCAAGGAATAGCTCCACAGAATACAATCCAGAAGGCATCCAAATCCCATGCTGAACCAGCTAAACTAGCTCCTTTCTACACACAAAGTTGAACTGCAGGGCATCCAGGAGTAGGTCAGTTATGGCTTTGAGGTGGTTGAACACAAGACACCCCTTTGCAAGGGTTCTGTCTCTTGAACAGTCTGTGAACATCCTTTTCCAGGATGGTGAGAGTTATCATTATGgtggatgttgatgaaggttctcagtcatccaggtcatggtaaatctaagtgctgtatcgtagacaactggacttCAGTTTCTTGCAGTCCAGTTCTTTCAGTTTCTTctgacatttcacctctcatccaagaggcttcctcagaACTAAGCCCCCTAACTGCCACACAGTATGACGACCTCTCCACTGTGCACTAATGATCATATAACCTTGGCAAGGAGCTTTTTGACTGCCTCACTGACCTATTTCTGAGAGACTGGCTACCATTCCCCCATTTCTTCCAACTCAGCTTCCTTAGTAAGGGTGTGATCGGGTTTAGGAGTTCCCGATAGTGTTCCTTCATCTGTCCAAGCATAAGATTATTGAGGTTGAATAGTTCTCATCCGTAAGCTTGCCAGAGGCTCTTTGAAGccaaacaaatgtttctctGTGGTCTCCCAAAACTCTTCACGAgccaacattttttcacttaaaTATTTCATGTGTATTAGAGTAATTGCAAACTATCTCGCAATTCTGCTGTGGCGTACCCCCAGACCTCCCAGCAGTTTTGGCACAAAATGTTGATTCAGTGGCTGAAGCCTCTTAAAGGCGTATATTCAGCATGTAACGATAAGctgaaggttttcttttttttttagtaatgtttttttttgccctttATGGCTTTATTTTTACAGGACAGCTCAGAGAGGTGAAAGGAAATGGGATGAAAGCGAGGGGGGACGACACGCAGCAAAGGACCACAGATTGGACccgaaccctgggctgctgcagcgaggactTCTGTACGTGGGACccctgctctaccaactgagctaaccacCGCCCTGAGCTAAAGGTATTTCTAAGATTTTAGTATTGAAAAAAGTCCTGTTGTTCTCTTGGTGTGAAACAGCAATTGGTTGAGTCTATCTTTCACACCGAGAGCGATTATGGAGATGTGTAGTATAAATTGTTCctaatttgttgttttccaaaATTCAAAACTGAACTGGGAATGAAAGCTTTTAAGTTTTCTGGGACATGGTCTGGTCCAGCTCAAGATAAGTCGGTATATTGTTCCTCACCTACTGCACAGAACAATATACCGACTTATCtttgaggtgtctgctgttagatgcagcatatttatacaaatggtatgtattaggagaatatattggaatgttagttgctgtttgggccttcctgacTTGGAGGTTGTTTGGTTAGGGGTACCAGAATATTGACatgatggtgctgctgtcaaGTTAATATATACCAGGTTTTAGATCAGCAGAGGCATGGAGACCCTAGGTCAGAGGTCGAGAGCAATATGTGGAGACACCCAAACTGAGGGGCCTCTCCTATTTTTCTGTCCTTCTCTTAACATGAACCATATGTTATAAAcaggtttttgaccaaaacaagctcggtatataaggagctgtctgcatattgtcgtcggagtttcattattcggctggagactcttCAAGTAACGAGTTACTtgtttacgatactgaacttattgtaataaatttgttatacaactaagacagtgttggcggagtttttcttcaaacatcttcgacTGCATCACCACTGAAGATACGACATCTTAAACTCAAAAACATTGTAACCCTCAATACATTCAATAGTGAAATCCATACTCGAATGTGTCCttgtgcaaatgttttattttgattattttaatgttacctaaatctatgtgtttgtctgttcatTTACTGTTCCAACTCTGTGTCACTGCTATTCTTGGCCAGGTCTCCCTTGTTAAAGAGATCCTTGATCTCAGTGGGACAAGCCTGGTTAGATAAAGGCTTCAATAAAAAAACTCATGTATTACTGTGTAAAATATACCAAATGTCGTGTTGTAccaacactttattttttatgaaaatctGGTCAAGTGCAGCTTGGTGTAC
It contains:
- the LOC141006708 gene encoding odorant receptor 131-2-like → MSYTDQSQMNVTVGVQYHGLLGLLFFSTVTTVLCCAFLFINGTLIFTLRSKSVFCETSRYILLYNLLFADTVLLALSQLLFILAACRITLTYPVCGVLTLFSNLTSEISPLTLVVMSLERYVAVCYPLRHATIITIRNTGVAISVVWAFSSLNVLTRLLLLIHFPFEDLRMKNFCSKVAMFPGPISDLYDKAYTCFLFVLAGVAVISSYIAVMVAAKSASEDRASAQKARNTLLLHLVQLGLSLSSTIHNPMLIAISKNATRMEQAHIQVILYVCVSLLPRCLSSLVYGIRDPTIRPVLMYHLCCRMKRSPISAKAKK